The genomic interval TTCTTCGGTGGCCCGCGCCACGCGCTCCACCTGGCTACGCGCGCGGGCGTCGAGGTTGGGGTTCTCCATCAGCAGTTCGCAGGACGTGGCCAACACCATCAAAGGCGTACGCAGTTCGTGGCTGACGTCACTGGTGAACAGCCGTTCGCGGGTCAGTGCGTCGCGCAGGCGGCCCAGGGTGTCATCGAAAGCCACTGCCAACTGGCCAACTTCGTCCGCGGCATAGTCCGGTGCCAGCGGCGGGGCCAGGCCCAGCAGCTGGTCACGGTGGCGTACCTGGCGAGCCAGGCGGATCACCGGCGCCATCACCCGGCGCGCCACCAGCCAGCCGAGGATAACGGCCAGCACCAGGCTGAGCACGAAGCCCACCACCACCACCGCGAACAGCACGCGCTCGCGTTCTTCGAAGTCGCTCTGGTCCTGCAGCAGCACATAACGGCGGCCATCGACGATCTCGACCATGGCGTGGTACGACAGCTGGTCGCGAAACACCTCGTGAAAGCCCCGGTCGAGGTGGCGCAGGTCTTTGGGCAGCTCGAAGTCGTCACGCCCGCCGCTGAAGTAGAACAGCTGATCGGGGCGTGGCCGGTGGCTCCAGTCGCTGACGCTGTCCATGCGCAGCAGGCGCTGCAGGTCACCGCCCAATACCGAGGAAATCAACCGCTCTTCGACCAGGTGCACAGTGGCAACGATGCCGAAGGCGAACGCCCCGGCCACCAGCGCGCTCATCAAGGCAAAGGCGATGATGATGCGCTGGGCAAGGCTTTGCTTAAACTCCATCGCGACCCTCGGCGAGGCGATAGCCGACGCCATGGACGGTATGCAGCAACGGTTTTTCAAACGGTTTGTCGATCACCTGGCGCAGCTGGTGTACATGGCTGCGCAGGCTGTCGCTGTCAGGGCAGTCGTCGCCCCACAAAGCCTCTTCCAGCACTTCGCGGCGCAGTACGTGCGGGCTTTTCTGCATCAGCACTGCCAGCAGCTTGAGACCGACCGGGTTGAGCTTGAGCAAGCGCCCCTGACGGGTAACCTCCAGGGTGTCGAGGTCGTAGCTGAGGTCGGACACCTGCAGCGTGCGGCGCCCACCGCCCTGGGCACGGCGCAGCACCGCTTCGATGCGGGCCGCCAGCTCCGACAGGGCGAACGGCTTGAGCAGGTAGTCGTCGGCACCGGAGCGGAAGCCTTGCAGGCGGTCGTCCAGCTGGTCGCGGGCGGTAAGCATGATCACCGGCGTGTCGCGGCGGGCGTCCTCACGCAAGCGCTTGCAGAGGGTGTAGCCATCGATGCCGGGCAGCATGATGTCCAGCACGATCAGGTCGTAGTGTTCGGTGGCCGCCAGGTGCAGGCCGGACAGGCCGTCCTGGGCGCAGTCGACGGTATAGCCCTTCATGCCCAGATAATCGGCCAGGTTGGCCAGGATATCGCGGTTGTCTTCAACCAAAAGAATGCGCATCGGTTTCTCCTGTGCGGCGCTTCTCGCTGTGGTGCGCGGCAGGCGCAGCTTAAGGCCAATGCCTGCATGGTGCCAGCCCCAAGCAAAATTCACCGCACTTGACGGTTTTTTCACTGATCCTTCACGGACACAGGATAGCGGGCGGCCGACAATGCCCGATCTTTTTCGTGCCCTGGAGCCGTCATGCAGCAACGAACCCGCCCTCGCCCGATCAATTACTGGCTGTACCTCGGCATACCCTTGGCGACTGCGCTGGCCTTGATCCTGCTGGAGCTGACTTCAGTCGACATGGATGTGGCCAACCTGTTCTTCGATCCCGCTGCCGGGCAGTTCATTGGCCGCCACAGTTATCTGCTGGAAACCATCCTGCACGACCGGGTCAAGCAACTGGTGATCTTGCTGGGTGTGTTGTCGCTGCTGACGTTTGCCGCCAGTTTCTTCTGGAAGCGCCTGTTCGGCTGGCGCCGCGAACTGGGCTGCCTGGTGCTGGCCCTGGGCCTGTCCACAGCCTTTGTCACGCCGCTGAAAAAGGTGACCCAGGTGCAGTGCCCGTGGAGCCTGACCCAGTTTGGCGGCACGGAAACCTACAGCAAGCTGCTGGAGCCGCGTCCGGCCACCGACAAGCCTGGGCTGTGCTGGCCGGGTGGGCATGCAGCTACCGGGTTCTGCCTGTTTGGTCTGTTCTTCATGCTGCGTGATCGCAAGCCGCGGTTGGCACGGGTGGCGTTCGTAGTGGCGCTGATAGCCGGATCGGTGCTGGGTGTGGGGCGGATGATGCAGGGGGCGCACTTTTTGTCGCACAACGTGTGGACGGCCGTGTTCTGCTGGTTGATCGGGTTAGGGTCGTATTACCTGGTTCTGTATCGGCGGGGCGTGGTGGAAGCGCCATCTGTCGAACCTAGCGTCGCCTGACAGAGGGGCCGCTTTGCGGCCCATTCGCAGCACAAGGCTGCTCCTACAAGGGTACGCGTCGGTGCCGGACTGCACGCGATACCTGTAGGAGCAGCCTTGTGCTGCGAAGAGGCCCTCACAGGAAAATAAAAAGCCCCGGTTCTCACGAACCGGGGCTTTTTAATGGTGCAGGGGGGAAAGGCTGGCTTACATCATGCCGCCCATGCCACCCATGCCGCCCATATCTGGCATGCCGCCGCCAGCTGGGGCTTCGCTCGGAGCGTCAGCAATCATGGCTTCGGTGGTGATCATCAGACCGCCGATCGAAGCAGCAGCTTGCAGGGCCGAACGGGTGACCTTGGCCGGGTCCAGGATACCCATCTCGATCATGTCGCCGTATTCGCCGGTAGCAGCGTTGTAACCGTAGTTGCCGGAACCTTGTTTGACCTTGTCAGCGACAACGCTTGGCTCGTCGCCGGCGTTGGCAGTGATCTGGCGCAGCGGCGCTTCAACAGCGCGACGCAGCAGGGCGATACCGACGTTCTGGTCTTCGTTGTCGCCTTTCAGGTCAACGATTGCGTTCAGGGCCCGAACCAGGGCAACACCACCGCCAGGCACCACGCCTTCTTCAACGGCTGCACGGGTAGCGTGCAGGGCGTCTTCAACGCGGGCTTTCTTCTCTTTCATTTCAACTTCGGTGCCGGCACCGACCTTGATCACGGCAACACCGCCAGCCAGCTTGGCCAGACGCTCTTGCAGCTTCTCACGGTCGTAGTCCGAGGAAGTCTCTTCGATCTGGGCACGGATCTGCTTGACGCGTGCCTGGATGTCATCTTCAACGCCAGCGCCGTCGATGATGGTGGTGTTTTCCTTGGACAGGATGACGCGCTTGGCGTTACCCAGGTGCTCCAGGGTAGCGGTTTCCAGGGACAGGCCGATTTCTTCGGAGATGACCTGGCCGCCGGTCAGGACAGCGATGTCCTGCAGCATGGCCTTGCGACGGTCGCCGAAGCCCGGAGCCTTG from Pseudomonas fortuita carries:
- the colR gene encoding two-component system response regulator ColR produces the protein MRILLVEDNRDILANLADYLGMKGYTVDCAQDGLSGLHLAATEHYDLIVLDIMLPGIDGYTLCKRLREDARRDTPVIMLTARDQLDDRLQGFRSGADDYLLKPFALSELAARIEAVLRRAQGGGRRTLQVSDLSYDLDTLEVTRQGRLLKLNPVGLKLLAVLMQKSPHVLRREVLEEALWGDDCPDSDSLRSHVHQLRQVIDKPFEKPLLHTVHGVGYRLAEGRDGV
- a CDS encoding sensor histidine kinase — its product is MEFKQSLAQRIIIAFALMSALVAGAFAFGIVATVHLVEERLISSVLGGDLQRLLRMDSVSDWSHRPRPDQLFYFSGGRDDFELPKDLRHLDRGFHEVFRDQLSYHAMVEIVDGRRYVLLQDQSDFEERERVLFAVVVVGFVLSLVLAVILGWLVARRVMAPVIRLARQVRHRDQLLGLAPPLAPDYAADEVGQLAVAFDDTLGRLRDALTRERLFTSDVSHELRTPLMVLATSCELLMENPNLDARARSQVERVARATEEMRELVKTFLMLARAQRDEGAVASQATLREVADELIGVWRDTIEQKGLTLYFDGRVSASPVLYNATFLQSVMGNLLRNAAHYTDSGYIRLSLEANGFSVEDSGVGIPEEQREAMFKPFVRGDERRGEGLGLGLSLVQRICDDQGWRVTLTSTLPHGCRFQVDLSSTTGKGDLNAMAE
- a CDS encoding phosphatase PAP2 family protein; protein product: MQQRTRPRPINYWLYLGIPLATALALILLELTSVDMDVANLFFDPAAGQFIGRHSYLLETILHDRVKQLVILLGVLSLLTFAASFFWKRLFGWRRELGCLVLALGLSTAFVTPLKKVTQVQCPWSLTQFGGTETYSKLLEPRPATDKPGLCWPGGHAATGFCLFGLFFMLRDRKPRLARVAFVVALIAGSVLGVGRMMQGAHFLSHNVWTAVFCWLIGLGSYYLVLYRRGVVEAPSVEPSVA